The region TAATTTAATTGCCCTAAAAATAAATAAACTGTTTCTTGTAATTTCTTTCTTTTGTATTTTTTAAAATACATATTGTAATTATATATCTTTGTGTTACTTTTGAAAGCTTGGGGGGGATAAAGCAAAATGTTTATTATTTATGTTTTTATTGTGCTCATAACTTCTTATAAAATTTATAAAGAGATAAAAATAGACTACTAATGTCTTGTGATCATAGATACAAACGTAAAGGACTCATAATTTGCAATTTAGAAAATTAATGCTAGTTGTTCAAACAAAATTTTAGGAGTTTTTCTAATGCCAAATATTAAGAAACACAATTTTAATTTAAATGATGAAAAAAATCTTTCACAAAAAGATATTCATAATAATGTAGAAAATATAAAAAAAGATATATTCGTTATAAGAGAAAATACTGCAAAAGAGGTATCAATCCTAGATGGTAAAATTCATAACTTAGAGACTCAATTGGCTGCTTTAAAAAATGACACAAAAGACATTAAAAAAGAATTTTACAAAAAAAATGCGTTTATAAAAACAATGTTTCAAAAATATTATATAAAAAATATTTTTGTTTTGATAATAGTACCACCTTTTATAACTACTATTTTTGTTGGTATTGTCTTATATATAATTGCTAAAACTTAGCAATTATATATAAGACAATACCTAAGTAGTAATTTTCACTTTCTAGACACCGCTAAAATAAATAATTCTAGTATTTATTGCACTATATAAAATAATTTAGCAATAAATATTATTATTTATGTATATCCTTATAGGGATAAACGGGGGATTTTATAAAGAATTTATAGAATTAATTTAAAGCTCACGCTAGATACTGTAAATTACAAAACAGAAACTTTAGAAAATAATTTTAACAAAGAAATAGATAAAGTGAACTATTATTTCTATAATCTTTGATTTAGATATATAATAGCCCACTAATCAATTAATATTCCCCCTTATTGAGGGGGAATATTGGTATTAATTCAAATTATTACAATGAAAATATATAATCAAATTGTCTTTCTTCTTTTAACATACAAAAAAATTTTAATACGCTTGTTTCGTAAATGGACTTCTTATCAGACATAAATTTTTCAAACTTATCTAAATCGTCTAATTTATTAGTTTTATTGAAATATTCTTTTAGAATTCTTGCCCAATATTCTACGCTCGTGAACTTAGAATTCTTTTTCAGAATATTATCTAAAACATCATCATTATCAACACATAACGCCCTTATTAGGGCATTTATATTCTTTTTTTCTGTATCTTCATTTACCCAATTTTTCATAGTGAACAAGGCGTTTCTAAAAATTTCATAGCAATAAGATTTTCCAATTTTCAATTTTTTATCAAAGTTTTTTATTTGATTTTGGTTTTGATTTATGTCTTTTTTTTGTTCTTGATTAACAATAACTTGTTTGCTAGGCATATTAGAATTTTCATTTTTATAATTATTGTTAATAGGCGCTGCATCAGTATCCACTTCACTTTCTATGTTAAGATAAGCTACTAAAGCGTATCTTTTGAAATAAGTAATTGATGAACCTACTAATTGGGGCACTGTATTTACATTTTTAGCGCCATTTTCATTATACCATTTTAAATTTTCCGTAAGTATTGGCGTATCAAATGAGTCTTTATAACCAGTATTTGTACTATAAAATGTAGTTCTAACAACATGTAGAACTTGTTGACCCTCCACAACTGTAAAAGTCGGAAATTGCTTAAAATCAAGGTATAAATTGTGCTTATTAATAACGTTTTTTATTTCTCTAACTATTTCATTAAAATTCTGATATTTGTATCCATATCCTTTAAGATTTTTATCAATCCCCGCTAAGTTCATTCTTAGGGTTTTCATATCACTTATAAAGTGAATTTCTGCTTGTATATTATTTTGTATATTTTGATTATTTTTTGTAACTTTTTTCATTTTAAGTTTCCTCCTATTTTGGTTATAAATAATTATATAGCAAAAACTTTATTTGTCAACTTTTTTACAAAAAATTTTTTAAAAAAACTATAGGGCTTTACCAAATTCTATTTTCAAAGAACTTAGTAAAGCCCTAATTTAATAGCTGATCTAACGTTCAGTAGAAATAATGAAAATATTATCATTTTCCACAAAACCATTTTTAATATAGTTCAATTTTTAATTAGAATCAATAATAAATTTACTAAATCTAAAGTTATTGTATAATAACTAACTTGTGTTGATCTAAAATTATATTTTTAGTTCGTCATATTTCTTCATAAGTTTATTAATTAAATCTTTTTGATTTTCAAAAATTTCGTTCATCATAAAACTAGTAAATTTAGAATTGCTTTTGTAAAAATCAT is a window of Borreliella afzelii DNA encoding:
- a CDS encoding DUF4094 domain-containing protein, with the translated sequence MPNIKKHNFNLNDEKNLSQKDIHNNVENIKKDIFVIRENTAKEVSILDGKIHNLETQLAALKNDTKDIKKEFYKKNAFIKTMFQKYYIKNIFVLIIVPPFITTIFVGIVLYIIAKT
- a CDS encoding ERF family protein — protein: MKKVTKNNQNIQNNIQAEIHFISDMKTLRMNLAGIDKNLKGYGYKYQNFNEIVREIKNVINKHNLYLDFKQFPTFTVVEGQQVLHVVRTTFYSTNTGYKDSFDTPILTENLKWYNENGAKNVNTVPQLVGSSITYFKRYALVAYLNIESEVDTDAAPINNNYKNENSNMPSKQVIVNQEQKKDINQNQNQIKNFDKKLKIGKSYCYEIFRNALFTMKNWVNEDTEKKNINALIRALCVDNDDVLDNILKKNSKFTSVEYWARILKEYFNKTNKLDDLDKFEKFMSDKKSIYETSVLKFFCMLKEERQFDYIFSL